AAGCGCTGATGAAAATGGACTTGCCTAGCAATTTAAAAAGAGCGAGTTTAGCTGCTTATAATGATGATCAGGCGGAAATTTACGTAAAACGAATCAAGAAGCAGTGTCAGGTTATTAGCTTTTTTGACGATGTGTATCCGGAGCAATTGCGCCAAATTTACCGGCCGCCGTTAGTTTTGTTTGCTCAGGGAGATGTTAATCTCTTACAGCAAAAAATTGTGACAATAGTGGGTTCACGCATGGCAACGTCATATAGTCGTTCAGTTTTGACCAAATTGGTTCCCCATCTTGTTAAAAAAGGCTGGGTGATTGCTAGTGGCTTGGCTAAGGGCGTTGACGTGATGGCGCACAAGGCAGCACTAACTAGTGAAGGTAAAACAATCGCGGTAGTTGGTAATGGCTTAAATCATTTTTATCCGCTCAGTAATTATCACGTTCAAGAACAAATTATCCGCCGTGGCCTAATTCTTAGCGAGTATTTGCCTGACACGCCGCCAAGACCCTTTCGTTTTCCGCAAAGAAATCGGATATTAGCTGGTATTGCCCAAAAAGTAGTTGTTACCGAGGCGCAGGAAAAATCCGGTTCACTGATTACAGCGAACCTGGCATTACAGGAAAATCGCGATATTTATGCGGTTCCGGGGCCAATTGACAATGAGCTTTCTGCTGGGCCAAACAAGCTGATTGCCGCGGGGGCGATTCCGATAACTGATTATCAGTTATAACTTGAAAGATTTGACAATTTGCGGGTAAATATACTATTGTCAGACTAGTATTTTAAAAAAGAATTTAATGAGGAGGCTTTTGATGCCAACAAAATCAAAGCCAAAAAAACGTAAAAAAACATTAGTGATCGTTGAGTCGCCGGCTAAGGCTAAGACTATTGAAAAATATCTCGGACGTAATTATCGCGTCATTGCATCGAAAGGCCATATTCGTGATTTACCTAAGTCACAAATGGGAATTGATTTTGATCATGATTACAAACCGAAATATATTTCGATTCGGGGTAAAGGCGACACGATTAAAGAATTAAAATCTGAGGCTAAGAAAGCTAAAGATGTTTACCTAGCATCTGACCCCGATCGTGAAGGAGAAGCAATTGCGTGGCATGTGGCTCATGCCTTAAATCTGGATGATACGGCTAAGAACCGGGTTACTTTTAACGAAGTTACCAAGGATGCTGTTAAAAACAGTTTTAAAAATCCCCGTGCCATTGATATGGATACGGTAAATGCTCAGCAGGCCAGAAGAATCCTAGATCGAATTGTAGGATATTCTTTATCGCCAATTCTATGGGATAAGGTGAAAAAAGGACTTAGTGCAGGACGTGTTCAGTCTGTTGCTCTTAAGTTGGTAATTGACCGCGAAAAGGAAATTAAAAACTTTAAGCCCGAAGAATACTGGACAATTGATGCCGAGTTCAAAAAGAAAACTAAGGCGTTTAAGGCACAATTCTGGGGCGTCGATGGCAAAAAGCAGGATTTGCCGAATAATGAAGCCGTGCAAAAAGTTCTAGCAAAAATTGATAAAAAGCAGGCTTTTCAAGTTAATAATGTCGTTAAGCGTGAACGTCGGCGGCAACCTGCTGCACCGTTTACGACTTCAACTATGCAGCAAGAAGCTAATAAGCGTCTAAATTATCGGACGCGCAGAACCATGAGTATTGCACAGCAGTTATATGAAGGTATTAGTCTGGGCAAACAGGGCACAGTCGGTCTAATCACCTATATGAGAACGGACTCTAAAAGGACATCCCCAATTGCTCAAGCTGAAGCATCTAAGTTCCTAAATGAAAAATACGGCAAAGAATATGCTGCCAAAGGTGCAAGACACTTTAAAAATCAGGAAGATGCGCAGGATGCCCATGAAGCAATTCGGCCTACAAGTGTTTACCGGACACCCGAATCTTTAAAGGATGTTTTAACTACCGAACAATATCGTCTTTACAAACTGATTTGGTCCCGCTTTTTAGCCAGTGAAATGACGCCTGCTGTTTACGATACCGTAAGAGCTGACATTGAACAAAATGGGGTAATTTTCCGGACGACTGGTTCGAAAATGAAGTTTGCTGGTTTCACCAAGGTTTATGATAATTTGCAGGAAAAAAATGTAGAATTACCTGAACTAGATGATGGTGATCAAGTTAAGTTAGCAAAATCCGATAACAAGCAGCATTTTACGTTGCCGCCTGCACGCTACACGGAAGCCAGTTTAGTTCATACACTGGAAGAAAATGGTGTCGGGCGTCCGTCAACCTACGCGCCAACGATCGATACGATTCAGCGTCGCTATTATGTCAAGCTTGAGGGTAAAGCAATAGTACCTACTGAATTAGGAGAGATTGTCGATAACTTAATCGAAAAATTCTTCCCGGATATTGTTAACATTGATTTTACCGCCCAATTAGAAAGCGACCTCGATAGCATTGAGGCAGGGAAGAAAAATTGGGTCAAGGTAATTGACGAATATTATCACCCGTTTAAAAAGGAATTAGATAAAGCCGAGTCAGGCATTCAAAAAGTTCAGATTAAGGATGAACCTGCTGGTTTTAACTGCGATATCTGTGGTGCGCCGATGGTGATCAAGATGGGACGCTATGGTAAGTTCTACGCCTGCTCACGTTTTCCTGATTGCCGCAACACTAAGGCAATTGTGAAAAAGGTCGGTGTAATCTGTCCGAAATGCGGTAAAGGTGATGTAGTTGAGAAGAAGTCTAAGCGCAACCGCAAATTCTATGGCTGCTCTCGCTACCCTGACTGTGATTTTGTTTCCTGGGACAAGCCGATTAACCGTGTCTGCCCTAATGACGGTCATTTCTTAGTGGAAAAGAAAAACAAAAAAGGTCTGGTTATTTTATGTCCAAATGGTGACTATAAAGAAGAGCCTAAGGAAGAACAGACCGCAAAATAACATTAAATTTAATTAAATATCATCAAATCACTTAGATTTGATGATATTCTTTTTATATAAGTAAATAAAAATTAGTAAAGGAATATAAATATGCCAAAAACTGTAACTGTTGTCGGTGGAGGCTTGGCGGGTAGTGAAGCCGCTTGGCAATTAGCCAAACGAGGGATTTCGGTTGATCTATATGAAATGAGACCAACTAAAATGACGCCAGCTCATAAAACCGGCGAATTAGCAGAGCTTGTTTGTACCAATTCAATGCGGTCTAATCAGCTGTCCAATGCTGTCGGGTTACTGAAAGAAGAGATGCGTCAATTGGATTCGCTTGTTTTAAAAGCGGCTGATAAAACTCAGGTTCCAGCTGGCGGAGCTCTTGCTGTTGACCGGGATGAATTTAGTGCTTACATCACCAAGACACTCCATGAACTGCCCAATATTACGTTTCATGATGAAGAAATTACTGAATTGCCCCAAGATGGCATTGCCATTATTGCAACTGGTCCCTTAACCAGTGATAAGTTGGCTGCTAAAATTCAGGAATTTTCGGGAACTGAAAGTCTGCACTTTTTTGATGCAGCAGCGCCAATTGTTGCCGCCGATTCGATTGATTTAGATATTGTTTATAAAAAATCACGCTATGATCGCGGGGATGCGGCTTACCTTAACTGCCCGATGACGCAGGAAGAATACGAGAAATTCACTCAAGAATTGGTTAATGCGGAAACAGCACAAATGCATGATTTTGAAAAAGATGATGTTTTTGAGGGATGCATGCCAATTGAAGTAATGGCTTCGCGGGGAGAAAAGACGATGTTGTTTGGCCCTCTTAAACCCGTTGGTTTAGAAGATCCTCATACTGGCAAGACACCGTATGCGGTAGTTCAATTACGCCAAGATAACGCCGCCGCTTCAATGTACAACATTGTTGGCTTTCAAACGCACTTGAAATATGGTGAACAAAAACGAGTCTTTTCAATGATTCCTGGTTTAGCCAATGCGCGTTTCATCCGCTACGGGAAAATGCACCGTAATACTTATATGGCTTCGCCCGAAGTTTTGACTGCCAGTTATGAAGCGAAAAAACAACCGGGGTTATTTTTCGCAGGTCAAATGACTGGCGTTGAAGGTTACGTTGAAAGTGCTGGTAGTGGCTTAGTTGCCGGTATTAATGCGGCCAAGGAAGCTCTTGATGAGCCTACTGTAATTTTTCCTAAAATGACCGCTCTTGGCTCGATGGCAAATTATGTGACCACAACCAGCGTCAAACACTTTCAACCAATGAATGCCAGTTTTGCTTTGATCCCCGGGCTTGAAGGGAAAAAGATTCGGAACAAACGGGAACGGCATGAAAAAATTAGTGAGCGTAGTTTAGAAAAACTTCAAGAATTTAAGCAAAAAGAGTTGGATTAACAATGGCTGCTTTAGAAAATAGTGATGAACTAGATCTGTTTCTGTCTTATCTAAAAAACGAACGACATTATAGTCAGAAGACCATTAAGTCTTACCAAACGGATTTGCTCGAGGCAAAGTCTTTTTGGAAAAGTAATGGCGGTTTTGCTGGC
This genomic window from Lactobacillus panisapium contains:
- the dprA gene encoding DNA-processing protein DprA, which encodes MKTTNFLLRLKLQKGIGYVKMLKIASQLDTADVNLKALMKMDLPSNLKRASLAAYNDDQAEIYVKRIKKQCQVISFFDDVYPEQLRQIYRPPLVLFAQGDVNLLQQKIVTIVGSRMATSYSRSVLTKLVPHLVKKGWVIASGLAKGVDVMAHKAALTSEGKTIAVVGNGLNHFYPLSNYHVQEQIIRRGLILSEYLPDTPPRPFRFPQRNRILAGIAQKVVVTEAQEKSGSLITANLALQENRDIYAVPGPIDNELSAGPNKLIAAGAIPITDYQL
- the topA gene encoding type I DNA topoisomerase — protein: MPTKSKPKKRKKTLVIVESPAKAKTIEKYLGRNYRVIASKGHIRDLPKSQMGIDFDHDYKPKYISIRGKGDTIKELKSEAKKAKDVYLASDPDREGEAIAWHVAHALNLDDTAKNRVTFNEVTKDAVKNSFKNPRAIDMDTVNAQQARRILDRIVGYSLSPILWDKVKKGLSAGRVQSVALKLVIDREKEIKNFKPEEYWTIDAEFKKKTKAFKAQFWGVDGKKQDLPNNEAVQKVLAKIDKKQAFQVNNVVKRERRRQPAAPFTTSTMQQEANKRLNYRTRRTMSIAQQLYEGISLGKQGTVGLITYMRTDSKRTSPIAQAEASKFLNEKYGKEYAAKGARHFKNQEDAQDAHEAIRPTSVYRTPESLKDVLTTEQYRLYKLIWSRFLASEMTPAVYDTVRADIEQNGVIFRTTGSKMKFAGFTKVYDNLQEKNVELPELDDGDQVKLAKSDNKQHFTLPPARYTEASLVHTLEENGVGRPSTYAPTIDTIQRRYYVKLEGKAIVPTELGEIVDNLIEKFFPDIVNIDFTAQLESDLDSIEAGKKNWVKVIDEYYHPFKKELDKAESGIQKVQIKDEPAGFNCDICGAPMVIKMGRYGKFYACSRFPDCRNTKAIVKKVGVICPKCGKGDVVEKKSKRNRKFYGCSRYPDCDFVSWDKPINRVCPNDGHFLVEKKNKKGLVILCPNGDYKEEPKEEQTAK
- the trmFO gene encoding methylenetetrahydrofolate--tRNA-(uracil(54)-C(5))-methyltransferase (FADH(2)-oxidizing) TrmFO, which gives rise to MPKTVTVVGGGLAGSEAAWQLAKRGISVDLYEMRPTKMTPAHKTGELAELVCTNSMRSNQLSNAVGLLKEEMRQLDSLVLKAADKTQVPAGGALAVDRDEFSAYITKTLHELPNITFHDEEITELPQDGIAIIATGPLTSDKLAAKIQEFSGTESLHFFDAAAPIVAADSIDLDIVYKKSRYDRGDAAYLNCPMTQEEYEKFTQELVNAETAQMHDFEKDDVFEGCMPIEVMASRGEKTMLFGPLKPVGLEDPHTGKTPYAVVQLRQDNAAASMYNIVGFQTHLKYGEQKRVFSMIPGLANARFIRYGKMHRNTYMASPEVLTASYEAKKQPGLFFAGQMTGVEGYVESAGSGLVAGINAAKEALDEPTVIFPKMTALGSMANYVTTTSVKHFQPMNASFALIPGLEGKKIRNKRERHEKISERSLEKLQEFKQKELD